Proteins from one Setaria italica strain Yugu1 chromosome V, Setaria_italica_v2.0, whole genome shotgun sequence genomic window:
- the LOC101775009 gene encoding phytochrome-associated serine/threonine-protein phosphatase: MDLDLWISKVKEGQHLAEHELQTLCEYVKEILIEESNVQPVNSPVTVCGDIHGQFHDLMKLFATGGHVPETNYIFMGDFVDRGFNSLEVFTILLLLKARYPAHITLLRGNHESRQLTQVYGFYDECQRKYGNANAWRYCTDVFDYLTLSAIINGQVLCVHGGLSPDVRTIDQIRTIDRNCEIPHEGPFCDLMWSDPEEIETWAVSPRGAGWLFGSRVTAEFNFVNGIELVCRAHQLVQEGLKYMFQEKGLVTVWSAPNYCYRCGNVASILSFDEKMERDVKFFTETEENNQMRGPRTAVPYFL, from the exons ATGGATTTGGATCTGTGGATCTCCAAGGTcaaggagggccagcacctcgcCGAGCACGAGCTCCAGACCCTCTGCGAATAC GTGAAGGAGATCCTCATCGAGGAGTCGAATGTTCAGCCGGTGAACAGCCCCGTGACGGTGTGCGGTGACATCCACGGGCAGTTCCATGATCTGATGAAGCTATTCGCGACCGGTGGGCACGTCCCCGAAACGAACTATATCTTCATG GGTGATTTTGTGGACCGTGGCTTCAACAGCCTGGAGGTTTTCACCATTCTCTTGCTACTAAAAGCAAG GTATCCAGCTCACATAACCCTTCTGCGTGGAAATCATGAAAGTAGGCAATTGACGCAG GTGTATGGTTTCTATGATGAGTGCCAGAGAAAGTATGGGAATGCCAATGCATGGCGGTACTGCACTGATGTTTTTGATTACCTTACGCTTTCAGCAATCATTAATGGACAA GTCCTCTGTGTTCATGGCGGTCTTTCTCCTGATGTACGCACTATTGATCAG ATACGAACAATTGATCGCAATTGTGAAATTCCCCACGAAGGTCCTTTCTGTGATCTTATGTGGAGTGACCCTGAAGAGATAGAGACATGGGCTGTTAGTCCCCGTGGTGCAGGTTGGCTGTTCGGATCACGAGTCACAGCAGAG TTCAACTTTGTTAACGGTATCGAGCTAGTTTGCCGAGCTCACCAGCTGGTGCAGGAAGGCTTAAAGTACATGTTTCAGGAGAAGGGCCTTGTGACT GTGTGGTCTGCACCTAATTATTGCTACAGATGTGGCAATGTAGCCTCCATACTAAGCTTTGATGAAAAGATG GAAAGAGACGTCAAGTTCTTCACGGAGACAGAGGAGAACAACCAGATGCGAGGCCCAAGGACCGCAGTCCCATATTTCCTCTGA
- the LOC101767087 gene encoding acidic endochitinase-like, whose protein sequence is MSGKLRFYASLLFAVSSVLAAAASDDVKIAVYWGQNASEGTLRDTCSTGLYAYVNIAFLSTFGDGRAPVLNLADHCDPPSGGCASLATDIASCQSVGVKVLLSIGGGALGGYNLSSPSDAQGVAAYLWDNFLGGTGVAGAPRPLGGAVLDGIDFDIEAPSQYYDDLARNLTSLYRGDARGRAYMLTAAPQCPFPDASLATALGTGLFDHVWVQFYNNPPCQYAPGDDAALRSSWRQWTAGLPSATVFLGLPASLDAAGSGFVDADTLASQVLPAVEGAPNYGGIMLWSRSYDKDTGFSVKLQGILQNRNDQTGTDRVTLSDAFVFLLTSSQS, encoded by the coding sequence ATGTCCGGCAAGCTCCGCTTCTACGCATCCCTCCTTTTTGCAGTATCGTccgtcctcgccgcggcggcctccgaTGACGTCAAAATCGCCGTGTACTGGGGCCAGAACGCCAGCGAGGGCACGCTCAGGGACACCTGCAGCACGGGCCTCTACGCCTACGTCAACATCGCCTTCCTCTCCACGTTCGGCGACGGCCGCGCCCCGGTCCTCAACCTGGCCGACCACTGCGACCCCCCGTCGGGGGGCTGCGCGTCCCTCGCCACCGACATCGCGTCCTGCCAGTCCGTGGGCGTCAAGGTGCTCCtcagcatcggcggcggcgcgctcggcGGCTACAACCTGTCCTCACCGTCGGACGCGCAGGGCGTGGCCGCGTACCTCTGGGACAACTTCCTCGGCGGCACCGGCGTCGCGGGCGCGCCCCGCCCGCTCGGCGGCGCGGTGCTCGACGGCATCGACTTCGACATCGAGGCCCCGTCCCAGTACTACGACGACCTCGCCCGGAACCTGACGTCGCTGTACAGGGGCGACGCGCGGGGCCGGGCGTACATGCTCACCGCGGCGCCGCAGTGCCCGTTCCCGGACGCGTCGCTCGCGACGGCGCTCGGCACGGGGCTGTTCGACCACGTGTGGGTGCAGTTCTACAACAACCCGCCGTGCCAGTACGCGCccggcgacgacgccgcgcTGCGGAGCTCGTGGCGGCAGTGGACGGCGGGCCTGCCCTCCGCGACCGTGTTCCTGGGCCTGCCAGCGTCGCTGGACGCCGCGGGCAGCGGGTTCGTGGACGCGGACACGCTCGCGTCGCAGGTGCTGCCGGCGGTGGAAGGCGCGCCCAACTACGGCGGCATCATGCTGTGGAGCCGCTCCTACGACAAGGATACTGGATTTAGCGTCAAGCTGCAGGGCATCTTGCAAAACCGGAACGATCAAACAGGTACTGATCGTGTTACTCTGTCAGACGCTTTTGTATTCTTGTTGACGTCGTCCCAGTCATAA
- the LOC101772978 gene encoding uncharacterized protein LOC101772978 isoform X2, translated as MESWVRAVVEAIYSSRSQAVIYLAGGASQALGWLLSVPGASGTVLEVVVPYSRASMAQLLGKMPLQFTSKQAAEDMALAAYNRALKLSGPGSLASSRPKHGDHRFYVSTWTHNCLRTSHVTLSKGLRSREEEDEVSSCFLLKAIADTCRVSATIQSGIQEPELPEESTEQFDEDQELQQVIDGQVCMKVYHFAAPVETNFNRKVILPGSFNPLHDGHLKLLEVASSMYDDGLPFFEISAINADKPPLSIPEIKRRVEQFRKAGKNVIISNQPYFYKKAELFPGSAFIIGADTAARLVNPKYYGGDYNRMLEILLKCKSTGTTFLVGGRMIEGVFKALEDLVIPEELSDMFISIPEEKFRMDISSTELRKSQGL; from the exons ATGGAGAGCTGGGTCcgcgcggtggtggaggccatCTACTCCTCTCGCTCCCAGGCGGTCATctacctcgccggcggcgcatCTCAG GCGCTCGGCTGGCTCCTGTCCGTGCCCGGCGCGTCGGGCACCGTCCTCGAGGTCGTCGTGCCCTACTCCAGGGCCTCCATGGCGCAGCTCCTTGGCAAG ATGCCCTTGCAATTCACCAGCAAGCAGGCTGCAGAGGACATGGCACTGGCCGCGTACAACCGAGCACTCAAGCTTTCTGGGCCAG GGTCACTTGCAAGCTCACGTCCAAAACATGGTGACCACAG GTTTTATGTGTCAACGTGGACTCACAATTGCCTCAGGACATCACATGTTACCTTGTCAAAG GGTTTACGGAGcagagaggaagaagacgaggtTTCAAGCTGTTTTTTGCTTAAG GCAATAGCAGATACCTGCAGAGTATCTGCAACTATTCAGTCAGGCATTCAAGAACCTGAACTTCCAGAAGAAAGCACGGAACAATTTGATGAAGATCAAGAGCTCCAACAAGTCATTGATGGGCAAGTTTGCATGAAAGTCTATCATTTTGCCG CTCCAGTGGAAACGAACTTCAATAGGAAAGTAATTCTACCTGGTTCATTCAACCCCTTGCATGATGGCCACCTTAAGCTGTTGGAAGTTGCATCAAG CATGTATGATGATGGGCTTCCATTCTTTGAGATATCAGCAATCAATGCCGATAAACCTCCACTATCTATTCCAGAAATTAAGAGGCGTGTTGAGCAATTTAGAAAAGCAG GGAAGAATGTGATAATATCTAACCAACCATACTTCTATAAGAAAGCGGAGCTTTTCCCAGGAAGTGCTTTTATAATTGGTGCAGACACTGCAGCTAGGCTTGTTAAT CCCAAGTATTATGGAGGAGATTACAATAGAATGCTGGAGATACTTCTCAAATGTAAAAGCACAGGTACCACTTTTCTTGTTGGTGGTCGAATGATTGAAGGAGTTTTCAAG GCCCTTGAGGATTTAGTCATTCCAGAGGAGCTGAGCGACATGTTCATCTCCATACCAGAGGAAAAATTTCGCATGGATATTTCATCTACTGAATTAAGGAAAAGCCAAGGTCTCTGA
- the LOC101772978 gene encoding uncharacterized protein LOC101772978 isoform X1, whose protein sequence is MESWVRAVVEAIYSSRSQAVIYLAGGASQALGWLLSVPGASGTVLEVVVPYSRASMAQLLGKMPLQFTSKQAAEDMALAAYNRALKLSGPGLQVMGVGFTGSLASSRPKHGDHRFYVSTWTHNCLRTSHVTLSKGLRSREEEDEVSSCFLLKAIADTCRVSATIQSGIQEPELPEESTEQFDEDQELQQVIDGQVCMKVYHFAAPVETNFNRKVILPGSFNPLHDGHLKLLEVASSMYDDGLPFFEISAINADKPPLSIPEIKRRVEQFRKAGKNVIISNQPYFYKKAELFPGSAFIIGADTAARLVNPKYYGGDYNRMLEILLKCKSTGTTFLVGGRMIEGVFKALEDLVIPEELSDMFISIPEEKFRMDISSTELRKSQGL, encoded by the exons ATGGAGAGCTGGGTCcgcgcggtggtggaggccatCTACTCCTCTCGCTCCCAGGCGGTCATctacctcgccggcggcgcatCTCAG GCGCTCGGCTGGCTCCTGTCCGTGCCCGGCGCGTCGGGCACCGTCCTCGAGGTCGTCGTGCCCTACTCCAGGGCCTCCATGGCGCAGCTCCTTGGCAAG ATGCCCTTGCAATTCACCAGCAAGCAGGCTGCAGAGGACATGGCACTGGCCGCGTACAACCGAGCACTCAAGCTTTCTGGGCCAG GTCTGCAAGTTATGGGTGTTGGATTTACAGGGTCACTTGCAAGCTCACGTCCAAAACATGGTGACCACAG GTTTTATGTGTCAACGTGGACTCACAATTGCCTCAGGACATCACATGTTACCTTGTCAAAG GGTTTACGGAGcagagaggaagaagacgaggtTTCAAGCTGTTTTTTGCTTAAG GCAATAGCAGATACCTGCAGAGTATCTGCAACTATTCAGTCAGGCATTCAAGAACCTGAACTTCCAGAAGAAAGCACGGAACAATTTGATGAAGATCAAGAGCTCCAACAAGTCATTGATGGGCAAGTTTGCATGAAAGTCTATCATTTTGCCG CTCCAGTGGAAACGAACTTCAATAGGAAAGTAATTCTACCTGGTTCATTCAACCCCTTGCATGATGGCCACCTTAAGCTGTTGGAAGTTGCATCAAG CATGTATGATGATGGGCTTCCATTCTTTGAGATATCAGCAATCAATGCCGATAAACCTCCACTATCTATTCCAGAAATTAAGAGGCGTGTTGAGCAATTTAGAAAAGCAG GGAAGAATGTGATAATATCTAACCAACCATACTTCTATAAGAAAGCGGAGCTTTTCCCAGGAAGTGCTTTTATAATTGGTGCAGACACTGCAGCTAGGCTTGTTAAT CCCAAGTATTATGGAGGAGATTACAATAGAATGCTGGAGATACTTCTCAAATGTAAAAGCACAGGTACCACTTTTCTTGTTGGTGGTCGAATGATTGAAGGAGTTTTCAAG GCCCTTGAGGATTTAGTCATTCCAGAGGAGCTGAGCGACATGTTCATCTCCATACCAGAGGAAAAATTTCGCATGGATATTTCATCTACTGAATTAAGGAAAAGCCAAGGTCTCTGA
- the LOC101767491 gene encoding LEAF RUST 10 DISEASE-RESISTANCE LOCUS RECEPTOR-LIKE PROTEIN KINASE-like 2.5, with protein sequence MTKAYAHKLGHGSNGDVYRGNLRDGCQVAVKVLKNSKGDDKEFMSEVASIGRISHVNVVPLLGFCLQGPTRALIYEYMHNGSLESYAFSNNDSVEDNYSLWLYWEKLFDIAIGVARGLEYLHGQGNANILHLNVKPCNVMLDQELCPKISDVGVANLCHGKENKRSTGDARGRDGYDAPEVVSRKFGAISSKSDVYSYGVMVLEMVRAKRNISVGADTTSKYFAQWLYEHLDQFCNSISDISTETRDLVKKMIIVGLWCIQTVQTNRPSMCRVVEMLESSSTDLELPVRIS encoded by the coding sequence ATGACAAAAGCTTATGCTCACAAACTGGGCCATGGCAGCAATGGTGATGTTTACCGAGGCAACCTCCGTGACGGCTGTCAGGTAGCGGTGAAGGTGCTGAAGAACAGCAAAGGTGATGACAAGGAGTTCATGAGCGAGGTCGCCAGCATCGGCAGAATTTCTCATGTCAATGTTGTTCCTCTACTGGGGTTTTGCTTGCAAGGCCCGACAAGAGCTCTCATCTACGAGTACATGCACAATGGCTCCCTTGAAAGCTATGCTTTCAGCAACAATGACTCTGTAGAAGACAATTATTCGCTATGGCTCTACTGGGAGAAGCTGTTTGACATCGCCATCGGTGTCGCGCGGGGGCTGGAGTATCTCCATGGACAGGGCAATGCTAACATTCTGCATTTGAATGTCAAGCCCTGCAATGTTATGCTGGATCAGGAGTTATGCCCAAAGATATCTGATGTGGGCGTGGCAAACTTATGCCATGGCAAAGAGAATAAGAGGTCCACTGGCGATGCCAGGGGAAGAGATGGCTATGATGCCCCTGAGGTAGTGTCCAGGAAATTTGGAGCAATCAGCAGTAAATCCGATGTCTACAGCTACGGCGTGATGGTCCTTGAGATGGTGAGGGCCAAAAGGAACATCAGTGTTGGTGCTGATACCACCAGCAAGTATTTTGCTCAGTGGCTATATGAACACCTGGATCAGTTCTGCAATAGTATTTCTGACATCAGTACTGAGACAAGGGATCTTGTGAAGAAGATGATCATAGTTGGGTTGTGGTGCATACAAACTGTGCAAACGAACCGGCCTTCGATGTGCAGAGTTGTCGAGATGTTGGAAAGTAGCAGCACAGACTTGGAATTGCCAGTAAGGATCTCTTGA
- the LOC101773950 gene encoding reticulon-like protein B9 isoform X1, translated as MNEWVVRSIGTGRFIGFLAEEKVMLLFFSFWTINLHHLNYQSFCLNPCVHGLRCLPLAVADILLWKDRNLSAGVLLGATLIWYLFEVVEYNVIPLLSQIAILAMLVVFIWSNAAPLLNIPPPRIPEVIVSEHAFRHIAQTIHYKLAYTAAALHDIACGKDLKKFLLVIFSLLILSEIGSSYSFTSLLYLGFLCAHTLPALYQRYETEVDHLAARGSEDIKRFYKRIDSNLLNKIPRGPVKSKPI; from the exons ATGAACGAGTGGGTGGTCCGTTCCATAGGCACAGGTCGATTCATAGGCTTCTTGGCGGAGGAAAAGGTAATGCtgctcttcttttctttctggaCAATTAACTTGCATCATTTGAATTACCAAAGTTTCTGTCTGAATCCATGTGTTCATGGATTGCGTTGTTTGCCCCTCGCAGTGGCGGACATTCTGCTGTGGAAGGACAGGAACTTATCTGCAGGTGTGCTCCTCGGGGCCACGTTGATCTGGTACCTGTTCGAAGTGGTTGAATACAACGTAATCCCGCTCCTTTCCCAGATTGCCATCTTGGCCATGCTCGTGGTCTTCATTTGGTCGAATGCCGCGCCGCTCTTGAACAT ACCCCCTCCAAGAATCCCAGAAGTCATCGTCTCTGAACATGCCTTCCGACATATAGCACAGACCATCCATTACAAACTGGCATACACTGCCGCTGCTCTTCATGACATTGCATGCGGAAAGGATCTGAAGAAATTCCTCTTG GTGATCTTTTCACTGCTAATATTGTCTGAGATTGGAAGTTCTTACAGCTTCACAAGTCTACTATATCTCG GATTTTTGTGTGCTCACACTTTGCCAGCATTGTACCAAAGATATGAGACAGAGGTGGACCATCTAGCTGCAAGAGGTAGTGAAGACATCAAGAGGTTCTATAAGAGGATTGATTCCAATTTGCTCAACAAAATACCAAGAGGCCCTGTCAAGTCAAAACCTATATAA
- the LOC101775827 gene encoding protein PLASTID MOVEMENT IMPAIRED 2, whose protein sequence is MDEVPGRSSSVRATRSIFGESIGGSGRKLEKDRARDVLGLENLSPEIKQLAKSSMDRLNERKAAVDKERTGAESELSRARAVAKELERQIEQTKARATSKRSEAQAMRATGASKKGTDAPGSQEERDAAEIEEVARELDRAKQELRRLRLDVRSAAEAKAKAESDIVASAINIQLNLRAADEMKRLVEEANEEHVLVELARIEAEREHREIDAQRRAEAERFAGEVAAARAKVEALREEVGRAREMEEKLAATNADVEVLQFEMELVRAMERNNNAKSGDVAEAEARRKKEEAQDMALLQAAEAELDAAKKELESIKAGGFQFMTSMDSARTEIMRVSEEVGRLQAQEKKADAQVQKLNAKLLKARSRLEALTATNERSKAIVSSLTSALQQLQAEKEAARKEEELTEIERRCVRAETENANAEIAVTEARIRQSVKELEAAKAAEVGAMKKLKAAVEGTMQARASQGSGRITISRFEYEYLSGRAALVRVVADKKVSAAQAWVQALKAGEKELEARAEAAERVTAEMRAREAEAAAAAESAAGEQKALEQELYDLNAAAEAESAVGEQKALEQELYDLNAAAERDGLLCAYPRRRSSRVSATRRRARARRSSVSSAAGIRNPRSPSFTIKRKKKVMPSLFKLIKQRKEKRAS, encoded by the exons ATGGATGAGGTCCCGGGAAGGAGTAGCTCAGTGAGAGCTACAAGGAGCATTTTTGGGGAAAGCATCGGCGGGAGTGGGAGGAAGCTGGAGAAGGACAGGGCAAGGGATGTTCTAGGACTAGAG AATTTGTCTCCAGAAATCAAGCAGCTCGCGAAATCCAGCATGGATAGGCTGAATGAACGCAAGGCCGCCGTGGACAAGGAGAGAACAGGCGCCGAGTCCGAGCTGTCGAGGGCGCGCGCCGTGGCCAAGGAGCTGGAGCGCCAGATCGAGCAGACCAAGGCCAGGGCGACGTCCAAGAGATCAGAGGCCCAGGCAATGCGGGCGACAGGGGCAAGCAAGAAGGGAACGGACGCGCCGGGCTCGCAGGAGGAGCGCGACGCCGCCGAGATCGAGGAGGTGGCGCGGGAGCTGGACCGTGCCAAGCAGGAGCTTCGCAGGCTGCGGCTGGATGTGAGGTccgcggcggaggcgaaggCCAAGGCCGAGAGCGACATCGTGGCGTCGGCGATCAACATCCAGTTGAACCTGCGTGCCGCCGACGAGATGAAGCGGCTGGTGGAGGAGGCGAACGAGGAGCACGTCCTGGTGGAGCTCGCGCGCATCGAGGCCGAGCGGGAGCACCGGGAGATCGACGCCCAGCGGCGCGCCGAGGCGGAGCGGTTcgccggggaggtggcggccgccAGGGCCAAGGTCGAGGCGCTGCGGGAGGAAGTTGGCCGGGCGAGGGAGATGGAGGAGAAGCTCGCCGCGACGAACGCCGACGTGGAGGTCCTGCAGTTCGAGATGGAGCTGGTGCGCGCCATGGAGAGGAACAATAATGCCAAGAGCGGCGACGTGGCGGAGGCTGaggcgaggaggaagaaagaagaggcGCAGGACATGGCTCTGCtgcaggcggcggaggccgagcTTGACGCGGCCAAGAAGGAGCTGGAGAGTATCAAGGCGGGGGGGTTCCAGTTCATGACGTCCATGGACAGTGCGCGCACCGAGATCATGCGCGTCTCCGAGGAGGTGGGCCGGCTCCAGGCGCAGGAGAAGAAGGCGGACGCGCAGGTGCAGAAGCTGAACGCCAAGCTGCTGAAGGCGAGGTCCCGGTTGGAGGCGCTCACGGCGACCAACGAGCGCTCCAAGGCGATCGTCTCCAGCCTGACGTCGGcactgcagcagctgcaggcCGAGAAGGAGGCGGCGAGGAAAGAGGAGGAGCTGACCGAGATCGAGCGACGGTGCGTGCGCGCCGAGACCGAGAACGCAAACGCCGAGATCGCCGTGACGGAGGCACGTATCCGGCAGTCCGTGAAGGAGCTCGAGGCGGCAAAGGCGGCCGAGGTCGGGGCGATGAAGAAGCTGAAGGCCGCCGTGGAGGGCACGATGCAGGCGAGGGCGTCGCAGGGTTCGGGGAGGATAACCATCTCGCGGTTCGAGTACGAGTACCTGAGCGGGCGCGCGGCGCTGGTACGGGTGGTGGCCGACAAGAAGGTGTCCGCGGCGCAGGCGTGGGTGCAGGCACTCAAGGCCGGCGAGAAGGAGCTGGAGGCGCGCGCGGAGGCCGCCGAGCGCGTAACCGCCGAAATGCGCGCCagggaggccgaggcggcggcggcggcggagagcgcggcggGCGAGCAGAAGGCGCTGGAGCAGGAGCTCTACGACCtgaacgcggcggcggaggcggagagcgCGGTGGGCGAGCAGAAGGCGCTGGAGCAGGAGCTCTACGACCtgaacgcggcggcggagcgggacgGGCTGCTGTGCGCGTACCCGCGGCGGCGGTCGAGCAGGGtgtcggcgacgaggcggagggcaAGGGCGCGGCGGTCGTCGGtgtcgtcggcggcggggaTCCGGAACCCGCGGTCGCCGTCCTTCACcatcaagaggaagaagaaggtgatgcCCAGCCTTTTCAAGCTCATCAAGCAGAGAAAAGAGAAACGCGCGAGCTGA
- the LOC101773950 gene encoding reticulon-like protein B9 isoform X2, with protein MHPHFPNDHGNERVGGPFHRHRSIHRLLGGGKVADILLWKDRNLSAGVLLGATLIWYLFEVVEYNVIPLLSQIAILAMLVVFIWSNAAPLLNIPPPRIPEVIVSEHAFRHIAQTIHYKLAYTAAALHDIACGKDLKKFLLVIFSLLILSEIGSSYSFTSLLYLGFLCAHTLPALYQRYETEVDHLAARGSEDIKRFYKRIDSNLLNKIPRGPVKSKPI; from the exons ATGCATCCTCATTTTCCTAACGATCACGGCAATGAACGAGTGGGTGGTCCGTTCCATAGGCACAGGTCGATTCATAGGCTTCTTGGCGGAGGAAAAG TGGCGGACATTCTGCTGTGGAAGGACAGGAACTTATCTGCAGGTGTGCTCCTCGGGGCCACGTTGATCTGGTACCTGTTCGAAGTGGTTGAATACAACGTAATCCCGCTCCTTTCCCAGATTGCCATCTTGGCCATGCTCGTGGTCTTCATTTGGTCGAATGCCGCGCCGCTCTTGAACAT ACCCCCTCCAAGAATCCCAGAAGTCATCGTCTCTGAACATGCCTTCCGACATATAGCACAGACCATCCATTACAAACTGGCATACACTGCCGCTGCTCTTCATGACATTGCATGCGGAAAGGATCTGAAGAAATTCCTCTTG GTGATCTTTTCACTGCTAATATTGTCTGAGATTGGAAGTTCTTACAGCTTCACAAGTCTACTATATCTCG GATTTTTGTGTGCTCACACTTTGCCAGCATTGTACCAAAGATATGAGACAGAGGTGGACCATCTAGCTGCAAGAGGTAGTGAAGACATCAAGAGGTTCTATAAGAGGATTGATTCCAATTTGCTCAACAAAATACCAAGAGGCCCTGTCAAGTCAAAACCTATATAA
- the LOC101772571 gene encoding non-specific lipid-transfer protein 2: MRPAVFLLVAVVVSLLASHAAADFSALAPCDVMQLNPCASAFAGKGSPTPACCARLKSHGPNCLCRFKDDANLKRLVDTRHKRRVFTACKVPVPSC, translated from the coding sequence ATGAGGCCggccgtcttcctcctcgtcgcggTGGTGGTGAGCCTCCTCGCCAGCCACGCCGCGGCCGACTTCTCGGCGCTGGCGCCGTGCGACGTGATGCAGCTGAACCCGTGCGCGAGCGCGTTCGCGGGGAAGGGTTCCCCGACGCCCGCCTGCTGCGCCAGGCTCAAGTCCCACGGGCCCAACTGCCTGTGCCGGTTCAAGGACGACGCCAACCTGAAGCGCCTCGTCGACACCAGGCACAAGCGGAGGGTGTTCACCGCCTGCAAGGTGCCCGTGCCCAGCTGCTAG
- the LOC101767893 gene encoding non-specific lipid-transfer protein 2P: MKMKLYEIQFLLLVALLAAPFTTVCRASRTGRPPTCDPLALRPCAPAVIYGARPSGECCAKLRGQMPCLCRYSKNLDLGRYINSREGRRIAAVCRVRRLRC, translated from the coding sequence ATGAAGATGAAGCTTTACGAGATCCAGTTCCTGCTCCTTGTGGCTTTGCTCGCCGCTCCCTTCACGACGGTGTGCCGGGCGTCCAGGACAGGGCGGCCGCCGACGTGCGACCCGCTGGCGCTGCGCCCGTGCGCCCCGGCGGTCATCTACGGCGCGCGGCCGTCCGGCGAGTGCTGCGCTAAGCTCAGGGGGCAGATGCCGTGCCTGTGCAGGTACAGCAAGAACCTCGACCTGGGTAGGTACATCAACTCCCGGGAGGGCAGGAGGATTGCGGCCGTCTGTCGTGTCCGGAGGCTCAGGTGCTAG
- the LOC101776513 gene encoding probable glutathione S-transferase GSTU6 yields MAVAAAEGGSELRLLGTWSSPWVIRVRVALGLKGLSYDYTEEDLAAKSDLLLRSNPVHKKVPVLIHGGRPVCESLVIVEYVDEAWPAAGPPLLPSDPYDRATARFWAAYVNDTFFPSWKALFRSTAEEQRAEAFKNAVPAVETLERAFRDCSKGKAFFGGDAVGLVDVALGSHLVWIRVVDEVAGTNLLDGAKFPGLAAWAERFLAVDAVRKVMPDVRKVLEQYKGFLAKWIAAAGST; encoded by the exons ATGGCGGTGGCAGCAGCAGAAGGAGGGAGCGAGCTGCGGCTGCTGGGCACGTGGTCGAGCCCGTGGGTGATCCGGGTGAGGGTGGCGCTGGGGCTCAAGGGGCTGAGCTACGACTACACCGAGGAGGACCTCGCCGCCAAGAGCGACCTCCTGCTCCGCTCCAACCCGGTGCACAAGAAGGTGCCGGTCCTCATCCACGGTGGCCGGCCGGTGTGCGAGTCGCTCGTCATCGTGGAGTACGTCGACGAGGCCTGGCCGGCCGCCGGGCCTCCGCTCCTCCCGTCCGACCCCTACGACCGCGCCACGGCGCGGTTCTGGGCGGCCTACGTCAACGACACA TTTTTCCCGTCGTGGAAGGCGCTGTTCAGGTCGACGGCGGAGGAGCAGAGAGCAGAAGCGTTCAAGAACGCCGTCCCTGCGGTGGAGACGTTGGAGCGGGCGTTCCGGGACTGCTCCAAGGGGAAGGCCTTcttcggcggcgacgccgtcggGCTCGTGGACGTCGCGCTCGGGAGCCACCTGGTGTGGATCAGGGTGGTGGACGAGGTGGCCGGCACCAACCTTCTGGACGGGGCCAAGTTCCCCGGCCTGGCGGCGTGGGCGGAGCGGTTCTTGGCCGTCGACGCCGTGAGGAAGGTGATGCCGGACGTCCGGAAGGTCCTGGAGCAGTACAAGGGGTTTCTTGCCAAATGGATCGCGGCTGCTGGTTCTACCTGA
- the LOC101775416 gene encoding uncharacterized protein LOC101775416 yields MTRRKKAAAEVPAKKRPGGGPGPGPGASPAAPPADPTAGSGAAVAECAAACCVLCACLPVAVLCCVARAPLRVARQCCGRWRRRPRRRLAPGGSSSFSDAEVGEFLRGGAGRRAMGREEDRAPARSRSPRGRGGRTAAAAGASTAAAAPPRDRRR; encoded by the coding sequence ATGACGCgaaggaagaaggcggcggccgaggTCCCCGCGAAGAAGCGGCCGGGAGGAGGGCCCGGGCCCGGGCCCGGcgcgtccccggcggcgccgcccgcggacCCCACCGccgggagcggcgcggcggtggcggagtgCGCGGCGGCGTGCTGCGTGCTCTGCGCGTGCCTGCCCGTGGCCGTGCTCTGCTGCGTGGCGCGCGCGCCGCTCCGCGTCGCGAGGCAGTGCTGcggcaggtggaggcggcggccccggcggcggctcgcGCCGGGGGGATCGTCGTCGTTCTCGGACGCCGAGGTCGGGGAGTTCCTGCGGGGCGGTGCCGGCAGGCGGGCAATGGGTCGGGAGGAGGACCGGGCCCCGGCTCGGTCGCGGTCGCCGCGTGGGCGTGGAGGCCGGACAGCAGCCGCAGCCGGCGCGtcaaccgccgccgcggcaccgcCTCGGGATCGGAGGAGGTAG